The following are encoded in a window of Roseimaritima ulvae genomic DNA:
- a CDS encoding YfbK domain-containing protein → MNEPSQHAPLSPELEARIVAMVLGEASDFEREQLQQLIDQEPALAAFASQMQSVHSRLQAVATLDAGDQEDDWQLPDEKRQSLLAKLDNQAEPSAGNTPPRKTHFVSLQSAWRYSKPATMLGTLAGIAALVMLVGLLFPSIYMARDASRVASFSLRDMEMPAAMEDAPDVALSLDNSASIDRSVQFSDDFGGEVTEQFMLEEKALGYDVAEMSDMEMGMGGMRMGDVQSAPASPPVNSQPPSAAPAGVSNGEAGAQRGVVTRQPRGESNLRATVKAPQTRWGTSGQEARYGDLPKFNVPSQTFRSDARPKSEMNSGRGSGGFGGAFGGLAGPPSNSPQSGSGNAPMPNTASPALAPPAEGEEDFGRSSRVAKDATVGRRLGLSVPDPVAETATDELDAIVVDELKQQRQDFSYESRGKREAVRRLAEQTAGWDKNNASFQRPDKALEGLFGGTESIEEEEAERVQTEFLPQELYERQAPAGLAGKSVVTDARIRQREAPAGLNETAAAVDAFSTFSLHVSDVSFKLAYAALAAGEAPEPAKIRIEEFVNAFDYGDPMPSHNEKVACRVEQAVHPFLQQRNVLRVSMRTAAAGRASTTPLRLTLLLDNSGSMERVDRQQTVRRAVAQLAQQLTPADRVTLISFARQPRLLADQVPGDQAQNLVELIDSLPREGGTNIEAALQLAFEKAKQLQLESAQNRIVLLTDGAVNLGNANPERLSQQITTMRDAGIAFDAAGISAEGLNDEVLEALTRKGDGRYYLLDTFESVDDGFAKQLAGALRPSAKNVKVQIEFNPRRVGRYKLLGFEKHILNKEDFRNDAVDAAEMAAAEAGVAVYQFEAKPDGEGDVGSVSVRFRDLSSGQMVENRWPIPYVADAPRIDQAAGSLQIATSAALLAAKLRGEPLGATVDLKRLSQLIAELPPRERQSQRIQQLHQMIEQARSLGF, encoded by the coding sequence ATGAACGAACCATCTCAACACGCTCCGCTTAGTCCAGAACTGGAAGCTCGCATCGTCGCCATGGTGCTGGGCGAAGCTTCCGATTTTGAGCGGGAGCAATTGCAGCAGTTAATCGACCAAGAACCCGCTCTGGCCGCCTTCGCATCTCAGATGCAATCTGTCCATAGCCGGCTGCAAGCGGTTGCCACGCTGGACGCCGGCGACCAGGAAGACGACTGGCAACTGCCCGACGAAAAACGTCAATCACTGCTGGCCAAGCTCGACAACCAAGCCGAGCCGTCCGCAGGGAACACGCCGCCGCGAAAAACACACTTCGTGAGCTTGCAATCCGCTTGGAGATACTCCAAGCCCGCCACCATGTTGGGAACCTTGGCGGGCATCGCTGCACTGGTGATGCTGGTCGGTCTGCTGTTTCCTTCAATCTATATGGCTCGAGATGCCTCCAGGGTAGCCAGCTTTTCGCTTAGGGACATGGAGATGCCGGCGGCCATGGAGGACGCACCCGACGTGGCATTATCGCTCGACAACTCTGCGTCCATCGACCGCTCCGTCCAGTTCAGCGATGATTTCGGCGGCGAAGTGACCGAACAGTTCATGCTGGAAGAAAAGGCGTTGGGCTATGACGTGGCGGAGATGAGCGATATGGAGATGGGGATGGGCGGTATGCGGATGGGTGATGTCCAGTCCGCCCCGGCGAGTCCTCCGGTGAATTCGCAGCCCCCATCCGCAGCGCCGGCGGGTGTTAGCAACGGCGAGGCGGGTGCTCAGAGGGGAGTCGTCACGCGACAACCGCGAGGCGAGTCGAATCTGCGAGCAACCGTTAAGGCGCCTCAGACGCGCTGGGGGACGTCCGGGCAGGAGGCAAGATACGGCGACCTGCCGAAATTTAATGTCCCCTCTCAAACCTTCCGCAGCGACGCACGGCCTAAATCCGAAATGAATTCCGGTCGTGGTAGCGGCGGCTTTGGGGGCGCATTCGGTGGCCTGGCCGGCCCGCCCTCCAACAGTCCTCAGTCTGGTTCCGGCAATGCTCCCATGCCTAACACTGCCTCGCCTGCACTCGCGCCGCCGGCCGAGGGCGAAGAGGACTTCGGACGAAGCAGTCGCGTTGCCAAAGACGCCACGGTAGGCCGGCGGTTAGGACTATCCGTTCCGGATCCGGTTGCGGAAACCGCAACCGATGAACTGGACGCGATCGTCGTCGATGAGCTGAAGCAGCAAAGGCAAGATTTCAGTTACGAGTCCCGCGGCAAGCGTGAAGCGGTCAGGCGTCTGGCGGAGCAGACCGCCGGCTGGGATAAAAACAATGCGAGTTTCCAGCGACCTGACAAAGCCCTGGAAGGTCTGTTTGGCGGCACTGAAAGCATTGAGGAAGAAGAAGCCGAACGAGTGCAGACCGAGTTCCTGCCCCAGGAGTTGTACGAACGACAGGCGCCGGCGGGGCTAGCGGGCAAATCCGTGGTCACCGATGCTCGCATCCGGCAACGTGAGGCCCCTGCGGGCCTGAACGAAACGGCCGCCGCCGTCGATGCCTTTTCGACCTTTTCGCTGCACGTCAGTGACGTGTCCTTCAAACTGGCTTATGCGGCCTTGGCAGCGGGCGAAGCGCCCGAACCGGCGAAGATTCGCATCGAGGAATTCGTCAACGCTTTCGACTACGGCGACCCGATGCCCAGCCACAACGAGAAGGTGGCCTGTCGCGTGGAGCAAGCCGTTCACCCCTTCCTGCAACAGCGAAACGTGTTGCGGGTTTCGATGCGTACCGCTGCCGCCGGCCGAGCCAGTACGACGCCGCTGCGGTTGACGTTATTGCTTGACAATTCCGGTTCCATGGAACGCGTCGATCGTCAACAAACCGTCCGCCGCGCCGTGGCTCAGTTGGCTCAGCAACTCACACCGGCCGATCGCGTGACCCTGATCAGCTTCGCCCGCCAACCGCGTCTACTGGCCGATCAGGTCCCTGGCGATCAGGCGCAGAACCTGGTCGAACTCATTGACAGTTTGCCTCGCGAAGGTGGCACCAATATCGAAGCGGCCCTGCAGTTGGCTTTCGAAAAAGCCAAACAACTGCAGCTCGAATCGGCCCAGAACCGCATCGTGTTGCTGACCGACGGGGCGGTGAACCTGGGCAACGCTAACCCGGAACGTTTGTCCCAGCAGATCACCACAATGCGCGACGCCGGCATCGCCTTTGATGCCGCGGGGATCAGCGCCGAGGGATTAAACGATGAAGTCTTGGAAGCTCTGACCCGCAAGGGCGACGGGCGGTACTACTTGCTGGACACATTCGAATCCGTCGACGATGGGTTTGCGAAGCAACTGGCCGGAGCCCTGCGGCCGAGTGCCAAGAACGTCAAAGTGCAGATCGAGTTTAATCCTCGCCGCGTGGGTCGCTACAAATTGTTGGGCTTTGAGAAACACATCCTGAACAAAGAAGACTTCCGCAACGACGCCGTGGACGCCGCCGAGATGGCTGCGGCGGAAGCCGGTGTGGCGGTGTACCAATTCGAAGCCAAACCGGATGGCGAAGGCGATGTGGGTTCGGTGTCGGTGCGGTTTCGCGATCTGTCGAGCGGACAGATGGTCGAAAACCGCTGGCCGATTCCCTACGTGGCCGACGCGCCACGCATCGACCAAGCCGCCGGCTCGCTGCAGATCGCTACCTCCGCCGCCCTATTGGCCGCCAAACTACGCGGCGAACCGCTGGGGGCCACGGTCGACCTGAAACGCTTGTCGCAACTGATCGCGGAATTGCCGCCGCGAGAGCGTCAAAGCCAACGCATCCAACAGCTCCATCAAATGATCGAGCAAGCCCGTAGCCTAGGCTTCTAG
- a CDS encoding RNA polymerase sigma factor, whose translation MLKRTPRVRPSATEAAPAPSLRAVFDAQESPLLRYAFSLTGRRAVAEEIVQEVFLQLHIHWDEVDAPRDWLFRSVRNRAFNHVRDHRRETLCGDDRNEPDTHSESEMPDAMLLRMEADGALREILEQLDDTDRQLVHLKYFEGLKYREISATTGLSVGNVGYRLHHILKQLADKLRSQGIDQQS comes from the coding sequence ATGCTGAAACGGACCCCCCGCGTCAGACCGTCCGCTACCGAGGCTGCGCCTGCGCCCAGCCTGCGGGCAGTGTTTGATGCTCAGGAGAGTCCGTTGCTGCGGTATGCGTTTTCGTTGACCGGCCGCCGAGCGGTGGCCGAAGAGATCGTGCAAGAGGTGTTTCTGCAGTTGCACATCCACTGGGATGAAGTCGATGCGCCTCGCGACTGGCTGTTCCGCAGCGTTCGCAATCGAGCCTTCAACCACGTCCGCGACCACCGTCGCGAAACCCTGTGCGGCGATGACCGCAACGAACCCGACACCCACAGCGAATCTGAAATGCCCGATGCAATGCTGCTGCGGATGGAAGCCGACGGAGCCTTGCGCGAGATCCTGGAACAACTGGACGATACCGACCGACAACTGGTGCATTTGAAATATTTCGAAGGCCTCAAGTATCGAGAAATCAGCGCCACCACCGGCCTCAGCGTCGGCAATGTGGGCTACCGGCTGCATCACATTCTGAAACAGCTGGCCGACAAACTGCGTTCACAGGGGATCGATCAACAATCATGA
- a CDS encoding DUF1559 domain-containing protein, with product MKRLSKRTGFTLVELLVVIAIIGVLVGLLLPAVQAAREAARRMSCSNNLKQLGLAMHNYHDTHQRLPAMGVRGMGANTGIWYSWTIATLPFVEQDPMYDAIQNQARPRGPGLPTPWSTASNAFGTSTWKVNIPSFQCPSDAEPSDLRESPSLLNYKVCVGDDYHQNHFIPSQGRNNRGIFQMDRWRKFADITDGLSNTVMLGEVAGGGARNSILGGVAVNLRSWNPASCEARVDPVTRKLTGDLRAEFRPTSGRAWDGRPYFAGFATMVAPNGPSCHWGGVDGNEHMGTLSGQHPGGAQVCNADGSVTFVTETIDSGNQAIDDVADPAGRISPWGLWGARGSRGAGEVSQP from the coding sequence ATGAAACGTCTTTCGAAGCGGACCGGTTTTACACTGGTCGAACTATTGGTGGTGATCGCCATCATTGGAGTTTTAGTGGGCTTGTTATTGCCCGCTGTGCAGGCTGCCCGTGAGGCGGCACGCCGAATGAGTTGTAGCAACAATCTGAAGCAACTCGGATTGGCGATGCACAACTATCATGACACCCATCAGCGGTTGCCAGCGATGGGCGTCCGTGGAATGGGAGCGAACACGGGGATTTGGTATTCCTGGACGATTGCCACGCTGCCGTTTGTCGAGCAGGATCCGATGTACGATGCGATCCAGAATCAAGCTCGACCGCGTGGACCGGGATTGCCGACGCCGTGGAGCACCGCATCAAATGCGTTTGGGACCTCGACGTGGAAGGTCAACATTCCCTCGTTCCAGTGCCCCTCCGACGCGGAGCCCTCGGATTTGCGTGAAAGTCCCAGCTTGCTGAACTACAAAGTGTGCGTGGGCGATGACTATCACCAGAACCACTTTATCCCTTCCCAGGGACGCAACAACCGCGGCATTTTCCAAATGGATCGTTGGCGAAAATTCGCTGACATCACCGATGGACTTTCCAATACGGTGATGCTGGGTGAAGTCGCCGGCGGGGGCGCCCGCAACTCGATCCTGGGCGGCGTGGCGGTGAACCTGCGATCCTGGAATCCCGCCTCCTGCGAAGCCCGCGTCGATCCGGTGACGCGCAAGCTGACCGGTGACCTGCGAGCCGAGTTCCGTCCGACCAGCGGACGTGCTTGGGACGGTCGCCCGTATTTCGCCGGTTTCGCCACCATGGTCGCTCCCAATGGTCCATCCTGCCATTGGGGCGGTGTGGACGGCAACGAGCACATGGGAACCTTGTCGGGGCAGCACCCCGGTGGCGCTCAGGTCTGCAATGCCGATGGCTCGGTCACCTTCGTGACCGAAACGATTGACTCCGGCAACCAGGCCATCGACGACGTCGCCGATCCCGCTGGACGAATTTCGCCATGGGGCCTGTGGGGCGCCCGTGGTTCTCGCGGCGCCGGTGAGGTTTCCCAGCCGTAG
- a CDS encoding carboxypeptidase-like regulatory domain-containing protein — translation MKIHSIVQSAAVCLLVLPLSVGCGGGLDVADVSGIVTLDGKPLDNAIVTFSPEDGGPSGIGRTDDKGYYELYRRGQPGAPIGTHRVMVTSVQQNTESAPSTPPEELTSDSPEYMEQALGGTRPSDYDQAISKEPIPAKYNSQTTLTKTVEPGDNVIDLELTSD, via the coding sequence ATGAAAATTCATTCCATAGTGCAATCTGCTGCCGTTTGTTTGTTGGTTCTGCCTCTAAGCGTTGGTTGTGGTGGAGGCCTGGACGTCGCGGATGTCAGTGGTATCGTGACCCTCGATGGCAAACCGCTGGACAATGCGATTGTTACTTTCTCACCCGAAGACGGAGGCCCCTCGGGTATCGGCCGCACCGATGACAAGGGCTACTACGAGTTGTACCGTCGAGGTCAGCCGGGAGCGCCCATCGGCACCCACAGGGTGATGGTGACGTCGGTGCAGCAAAACACCGAATCGGCTCCCAGCACTCCGCCTGAAGAGCTGACCAGTGACAGTCCCGAATACATGGAACAGGCGCTCGGCGGAACGAGACCCTCGGACTACGACCAAGCGATTTCGAAAGAACCGATTCCGGCGAAGTACAATAGCCAGACGACGTTGACGAAAACGGTCGAACCCGGGGACAACGTTATCGATCTGGAACTTACGTCGGACTGA
- a CDS encoding tetratricopeptide repeat protein: protein MNRLHHDDRNPIFGRRFFGLLAIALALLGLYFLVRPPNPDPSSEAVAEVDGSPPTAVSTPLPHAAPTTDSDATENLSANAQSTIRLPTVAVPAGVEALEQETRRVAQDLLEQFPQQPAAMHVAAVMHAQLRETSEAQRLWRKCVELAPDDPRYRVNLASVAMDQGDSQTAITALQDLVDNGNDSEDVLLHYGMALNNVGNSEQAEQVLAKAVKRYPQSGSHWSVLGQAQLKNGEFQQAADSLQQALDLGVQLADVYFQLANAHSRLGNTEQAKTFREKFQQLKQEAPVEAQERFHKLSTAEARRTAITILLEAATVCQAQEDIDRAELYLLRLLSLDPANLLGCRTLADLYQHTGALREEQTVREHLLLVEPFRFENLLTAAQVAAELKQLDRAEALLKQAVAQQPTSAMPYAALAEFYLQVQKTSQAKFYAEQAVRRSPSPEGYRFLAETYRLLGDSEGERRALDAAKMNND, encoded by the coding sequence ATGAATCGCTTGCACCACGACGATCGAAATCCGATTTTCGGTCGTCGTTTTTTTGGGCTCCTCGCTATCGCGCTGGCGCTGCTTGGGCTGTACTTTCTGGTGCGCCCGCCGAACCCCGATCCCTCAAGCGAAGCTGTCGCGGAGGTTGACGGTTCCCCGCCGACCGCCGTCTCCACTCCCTTGCCCCACGCTGCCCCCACAACCGATAGCGACGCAACCGAGAACTTATCGGCAAACGCCCAGTCGACGATTCGCTTGCCCACCGTGGCGGTGCCGGCCGGCGTCGAGGCGTTGGAACAAGAGACGCGCCGTGTTGCCCAGGATCTGCTGGAACAGTTTCCCCAGCAGCCTGCCGCGATGCACGTCGCGGCTGTCATGCATGCGCAATTGCGCGAGACCTCCGAAGCCCAGCGGTTGTGGCGGAAATGCGTCGAGCTAGCGCCGGATGATCCTCGTTATCGCGTCAATCTGGCCTCGGTAGCCATGGATCAGGGGGATTCCCAGACGGCGATAACAGCCCTGCAGGATCTGGTCGACAACGGCAATGACTCCGAAGACGTGTTGTTGCATTACGGCATGGCGCTGAACAATGTCGGCAATAGCGAACAAGCCGAACAGGTGCTCGCCAAGGCCGTCAAACGGTACCCACAATCAGGATCGCATTGGTCGGTGCTGGGACAGGCTCAGTTGAAAAATGGCGAGTTCCAGCAGGCCGCCGATTCGCTGCAACAAGCCCTCGACCTGGGAGTCCAATTGGCCGATGTGTATTTCCAGTTAGCCAACGCGCATAGCCGGTTGGGTAATACCGAACAAGCGAAGACATTCCGTGAAAAATTCCAACAACTTAAACAGGAGGCGCCGGTCGAGGCCCAGGAACGGTTTCATAAACTGTCGACCGCCGAAGCTCGCCGCACCGCGATCACGATCCTGCTGGAAGCGGCCACCGTCTGTCAAGCTCAGGAAGACATCGACCGCGCCGAGCTATACCTGCTGCGGTTGTTGTCGCTTGATCCCGCAAACCTGCTTGGCTGTCGAACGCTGGCGGATCTGTATCAACACACAGGGGCCCTCCGTGAAGAGCAAACGGTCCGCGAACACCTGCTGTTGGTCGAACCGTTCCGCTTCGAAAACCTGCTCACCGCTGCCCAAGTGGCGGCGGAATTGAAACAATTGGATCGCGCGGAAGCGTTGCTAAAACAAGCCGTCGCGCAGCAGCCCACCTCCGCGATGCCCTATGCGGCCTTAGCGGAGTTTTATCTGCAGGTTCAAAAGACGTCCCAGGCAAAATTTTATGCGGAACAGGCGGTGCGTCGATCGCCTTCCCCCGAAGGCTATCGGTTTTTGGCAGAGACCTATCGCTTGCTAGGTGACTCGGAGGGCGAACGCCGAGCACTGGATGCCGCTAAGATGAACAACGACTAG
- a CDS encoding FG-GAP-like repeat-containing protein has product MPPTDSLARLLLCIIASACLTACSDSTDAPQSLAAPGVSEGSPGSDTNGPTDPAAVLPRTPPAPVATAPVATVPVVTAPVATGETAVDDAPTATAAERAQQTLPQTSIRITDVTAASGIDFRHTDGAFGQAYIVEGMASGIVTFDYDQDGWIDIYFLNGAPLEQDAVDQDAAEQNTASDPAQAPSNRLYRNLGDGQFADVTQSAGVGDTGFALGGTAADYDGDGDLDLYVTNFGANVLYRNDGNGRFTDVTAAAGVAGIPLGASGRDGRVGAGCSFFDMDNDGDLDLYVAKYVNFTYDNFVPVEIRGHRFQAGPQYYDAIPDILYENKGDGSFADVTTASGIGAVSGPGMATLAWDYDQDGDQDVFVCNDGEPNYLFVNDGSGHFSEQAVLAGLAYDFNGKANASMGVDLADYDGDGLLDLFVTDYQAEMPVLYRNIGSGLFEDRTTSAKIDNALFAHVHWGTSFVDFDNDGDKDLFIACGHFDPIELIDDRTAKRVRNYLLMNQGDGSFVDVSLAVGDGLQVVASSRGAAFEDFDNDGDIDVVVTNSADAPTLLRNDSVTDHHWLEVKLKTDTNNPDAVGATVTVSAAGKVQKAVMLSGRGYQSYFGSRLHFGLGAATAIDFVDVVWPDATEERFEVEGVDQLIELRKGSSTATATPISISPPAVESGVDD; this is encoded by the coding sequence ATGCCACCAACCGACTCACTCGCTCGCTTGCTACTTTGCATCATCGCCTCGGCATGCCTGACGGCTTGTTCCGATTCGACGGACGCCCCTCAGTCACTCGCGGCACCCGGCGTATCCGAAGGCTCACCGGGCAGCGACACCAACGGTCCCACCGACCCCGCGGCGGTTCTTCCCCGCACGCCCCCTGCCCCGGTCGCAACCGCCCCGGTTGCTACGGTCCCAGTCGTAACGGCTCCGGTTGCAACTGGTGAAACCGCCGTGGACGACGCGCCGACTGCCACTGCGGCGGAGCGTGCTCAGCAAACGCTTCCTCAAACCAGCATTCGCATCACGGATGTCACGGCCGCCAGCGGGATCGATTTTCGCCACACCGACGGCGCGTTTGGTCAGGCTTACATCGTCGAAGGCATGGCCAGCGGAATCGTGACCTTTGATTATGACCAGGATGGCTGGATCGACATCTACTTCCTCAACGGTGCACCTCTGGAGCAAGACGCCGTCGACCAAGACGCCGCGGAACAAAACACGGCGAGCGACCCCGCACAGGCTCCCAGCAACCGTTTATATCGGAACCTGGGCGACGGACAGTTTGCCGACGTCACGCAGTCGGCGGGCGTCGGCGACACTGGGTTCGCGCTCGGCGGCACTGCCGCGGATTACGACGGTGATGGGGACCTGGACCTGTATGTGACCAATTTCGGTGCCAACGTCCTGTATCGCAACGACGGCAATGGACGGTTTACCGATGTCACGGCGGCGGCCGGCGTGGCCGGGATTCCCCTCGGCGCCTCAGGCCGCGATGGTCGCGTGGGAGCCGGATGCAGTTTTTTCGACATGGACAACGATGGTGATCTGGATCTGTATGTCGCCAAATACGTCAACTTCACCTACGATAACTTTGTCCCGGTAGAGATTCGCGGACATCGTTTTCAAGCGGGCCCGCAGTACTATGATGCGATTCCGGACATCCTGTATGAAAACAAGGGCGATGGCAGCTTTGCCGATGTCACCACCGCCTCGGGCATCGGCGCGGTGTCGGGACCCGGCATGGCCACCCTGGCTTGGGACTATGACCAAGACGGTGACCAGGATGTGTTTGTGTGCAATGACGGAGAACCGAACTACTTGTTTGTCAACGATGGAAGCGGCCATTTCAGTGAACAGGCTGTGCTGGCCGGATTGGCATACGACTTTAATGGCAAAGCCAACGCCAGCATGGGCGTCGACTTGGCCGACTACGATGGCGATGGGCTGCTGGATTTGTTCGTCACCGATTACCAAGCCGAAATGCCTGTGCTGTACCGAAATATCGGCAGCGGTCTGTTCGAAGACCGCACGACGTCGGCCAAAATCGACAACGCATTGTTTGCGCACGTCCACTGGGGTACGTCCTTCGTCGATTTTGATAACGATGGTGACAAAGACCTATTCATTGCCTGCGGTCATTTTGACCCCATCGAATTAATCGACGATCGCACGGCCAAGCGAGTTCGCAACTATCTGCTGATGAACCAGGGCGACGGTAGCTTCGTTGATGTTTCGCTGGCTGTTGGCGATGGACTGCAGGTGGTGGCCAGCAGCCGCGGGGCGGCCTTCGAGGATTTTGACAACGACGGAGACATCGACGTGGTGGTTACTAATTCCGCCGACGCGCCGACCCTGCTTCGCAATGATTCGGTGACCGATCATCATTGGTTGGAAGTGAAACTGAAAACGGATACCAATAACCCTGATGCCGTGGGAGCCACAGTCACGGTATCCGCGGCAGGGAAAGTGCAGAAAGCCGTTATGCTTAGTGGTCGCGGTTACCAGAGCTATTTTGGGTCGCGGCTGCATTTTGGATTAGGTGCGGCGACGGCGATCGACTTTGTCGATGTGGTTTGGCCCGATGCCACCGAGGAACGTTTTGAAGTGGAAGGTGTCGATCAACTGATCGAACTCCGCAAAGGTTCTTCCACCGCCACCGCCACCCCGATTTCTATTTCGCCGCCTGCCGTGGAGAGCGGTGTCGATGACTAA
- a CDS encoding tetratricopeptide repeat protein, with protein MTKRRDSQSRRSKPAPSPAASAEGQPIRWHLVGTLIAAIAAAAALVGYGLGWWPPPTDVPSAEQLGDGESLALQPARLQNLPVEAEFATVEQLRSEADELSRNLRERFPESANAFYIAARQASQFRQYEEAAGWWRRAIELAPELPAPRAGLANVQLEQGNAVDAIEILQTALEKGIRSAEIQVLLVQALQETGELEEALNVCNSALSRYPNNQTLLQERGQIHMQQQHWELARKDFEQLLERTPQARSVRSSLATVLARLGEDTLAAEQRKRYEASKPVDASDDEDFDEIYRTAMQQILVTSLVDAAQEFRKHGDQAMAEHLLVRALALHPLHAAACKSLVSMFREQGRVADAYTVQKRLVKIQPTSDQHINLAGFAIALQKLGEAEAALSAAIESDPNSPIPHRTLALLYLQADHLRDAKSHAEQACRLGGSSQDYQLLARICLRMNDEAGYQTALQNAEDARENETARGNETARQR; from the coding sequence ATGACTAAACGGCGCGACTCACAATCCCGGCGAAGCAAGCCTGCTCCTTCCCCCGCCGCATCGGCGGAGGGCCAGCCGATTCGTTGGCATCTGGTGGGAACCTTGATCGCCGCGATCGCTGCGGCGGCAGCCCTGGTCGGGTACGGTCTTGGTTGGTGGCCCCCGCCGACGGACGTGCCTTCTGCCGAGCAGCTCGGCGACGGTGAGTCACTCGCCCTGCAGCCCGCTCGTCTACAAAACCTGCCGGTCGAGGCAGAGTTCGCAACGGTGGAGCAGTTGCGAAGCGAAGCCGATGAACTCAGCCGCAACCTCCGCGAGCGGTTTCCGGAATCGGCCAACGCCTTTTACATCGCGGCCCGGCAAGCCTCACAATTCAGACAGTACGAAGAGGCGGCCGGCTGGTGGCGGCGGGCGATCGAGTTGGCTCCTGAGTTGCCGGCCCCGCGAGCCGGTCTAGCCAACGTCCAGCTGGAGCAAGGCAACGCCGTCGATGCGATCGAAATCCTGCAGACGGCTTTGGAAAAGGGAATCCGCTCGGCAGAGATCCAAGTGCTGTTGGTGCAAGCGCTGCAGGAAACCGGCGAGCTCGAAGAAGCCCTCAACGTCTGCAATTCCGCCCTTTCACGCTATCCGAACAATCAGACTTTGCTGCAGGAACGAGGACAGATCCACATGCAGCAACAGCACTGGGAACTCGCCCGCAAAGATTTTGAACAGCTTCTGGAACGGACGCCTCAAGCCCGCTCCGTCCGCTCGTCGCTGGCAACCGTATTAGCCCGGTTGGGCGAAGATACATTGGCCGCCGAGCAACGCAAACGGTACGAGGCGTCAAAACCGGTGGACGCTTCGGACGATGAAGACTTTGATGAGATTTATCGAACCGCCATGCAGCAGATTCTCGTCACCAGCTTGGTCGATGCGGCTCAGGAGTTCAGAAAACACGGTGACCAAGCGATGGCGGAACATTTGCTGGTGCGAGCCCTGGCGCTGCATCCGCTGCACGCCGCCGCTTGCAAGTCATTGGTTTCCATGTTTCGCGAACAAGGACGCGTGGCGGACGCCTACACGGTTCAAAAACGCTTGGTCAAAATACAGCCTACGTCGGATCAGCATATCAATTTGGCAGGCTTTGCCATCGCTCTGCAAAAGCTGGGCGAAGCGGAAGCCGCTCTGAGCGCGGCGATTGAATCCGACCCTAACTCGCCCATCCCACACCGCACCCTGGCCCTGCTATATCTGCAAGCGGATCATCTGCGGGATGCCAAGAGTCATGCGGAGCAAGCCTGTCGGCTCGGCGGATCCTCGCAAGACTATCAACTATTGGCGCGAATCTGTTTGAGAATGAACGATGAAGCTGGATACCAAACGGCCCTGCAGAATGCCGAAGACGCTCGGGAAAACGAAACCGCCCGGGGAAACGAAACGGCTCGACAACGCTGA